From the Rhodoferax mekongensis genome, one window contains:
- the pyk gene encoding pyruvate kinase has product MPRRATKIVATLGPASSDAAILEQMIRAGVNVVRLNFSHGKAQDHIDRARLVREAAQRAGREVAIMADLQGPKIRVGKFAEGKVFLEQGQKFVLDAGRTELGDIDAVGLDYKSLPQEVKAGDVLLLNDGLIVITVDAVIGDQVHTTVKLGGELSNNKGINKQGGGLTAPALTGKDMEDIRTAMSFQADYVAVSFPKNATDMEMARQLCNVAAAEYNHKPGLIAKIERAEAIPKLEEILLASDGIMVARGDLAVEVGNAAVPALQKRMIKLAREHDKVVITATQMMESMITNPVPTRAEVSDVANAVLDGTDAVMLSAETAAGKYPLETVIEMAKICLAAESSEMVKLDADFTGKTFTRIDQSIAMGALFTAHHLGAKAIVAMTDSGSTALWMSRHLIHVPIYALTPKVSTQRKMTLYRNVRPLLMGTSADRDTALMDAEKHLKTRSIVQKGDIYAITCGEPMGAPGGTNMLKICAVS; this is encoded by the coding sequence ATGCCGCGCCGCGCCACCAAAATTGTTGCCACCCTCGGACCCGCCTCCAGCGATGCCGCCATTCTGGAGCAGATGATCCGCGCCGGCGTGAACGTGGTTCGTCTGAATTTCAGCCACGGCAAAGCCCAGGACCACATCGATCGCGCCCGCTTGGTCCGTGAAGCAGCACAGCGTGCCGGCCGCGAAGTAGCCATCATGGCCGACTTGCAAGGCCCCAAGATCCGCGTCGGCAAGTTTGCTGAAGGCAAGGTGTTTCTGGAGCAGGGTCAGAAGTTTGTTCTGGATGCCGGCCGCACCGAACTGGGTGATATTGATGCCGTAGGCTTGGACTACAAGTCCCTCCCCCAGGAAGTGAAGGCCGGCGATGTTTTGTTACTCAATGACGGCTTGATCGTCATCACTGTGGACGCTGTGATCGGTGACCAGGTGCACACCACCGTCAAGCTCGGTGGCGAGTTGTCTAACAACAAGGGCATCAACAAGCAGGGTGGCGGATTGACCGCTCCCGCCCTGACCGGCAAGGACATGGAAGACATCCGCACTGCGATGAGTTTCCAGGCGGATTACGTGGCGGTGAGCTTCCCCAAAAACGCCACTGATATGGAAATGGCGCGCCAGTTGTGCAATGTTGCAGCTGCTGAATACAACCATAAGCCCGGCCTGATCGCAAAGATTGAACGCGCCGAGGCGATTCCAAAGCTGGAAGAAATTCTCCTCGCCTCCGACGGCATCATGGTCGCCCGTGGCGACCTCGCAGTGGAAGTGGGCAACGCTGCCGTGCCTGCGCTGCAAAAGCGCATGATCAAGCTGGCCCGCGAGCACGACAAAGTGGTGATTACCGCCACCCAGATGATGGAGTCCATGATCACCAATCCGGTGCCTACCCGCGCCGAGGTGAGCGACGTGGCGAACGCGGTGCTGGATGGCACGGATGCCGTCATGTTGTCCGCCGAAACTGCAGCCGGCAAGTACCCCCTGGAAACCGTGATTGAGATGGCCAAGATCTGTCTGGCTGCGGAAAGCAGCGAGATGGTCAAGCTGGATGCCGACTTCACCGGAAAGACTTTTACCCGCATTGACCAGTCGATTGCCATGGGCGCTTTGTTCACTGCTCACCACCTGGGTGCCAAAGCCATTGTGGCGATGACAGACAGCGGAAGCACCGCTTTGTGGATGAGCCGTCACCTGATCCACGTGCCGATTTATGCGCTGACCCCCAAGGTCAGCACCCAGCGCAAGATGACGCTGTATCGCAATGTGCGTCCCTTGTTGATGGGCACCAGCGCCGACCGCGACACCGCATTGATGGATGCCGAAAAGCACCTCAAGACCCGCAGCATTGTGCAAAAGGGTGACATCTATGCCATTACTTGTGGCGAACCCATGGGTGCTCCGGGTGGCACCAACATGCTCAAGATCTGCGCAGTCAGCTGA
- the fba gene encoding class II fructose-bisphosphate aldolase (catalyzes the reversible aldol condensation of dihydroxyacetonephosphate and glyceraldehyde 3-phosphate in the Calvin cycle, glycolysis, and/or gluconeogenesis) — protein MALVSMRELLDHAATHNYAIPAFNVNNLEQVQAIMEAAKETGAPVIMQASAGARKYAGEHFLKHLIQAAVESYPTIPVVMHQDHGQSPAVCQGAIDLGFSSVMMDGSLEADGKTIASYEYNVEVTRKVVDLAHKLGVTVEGELGCLGSLETMQGDKEDGHGTDAIMTREQLLTDPEQAADFVKRTQLDALAIAIGTSHGAYKFTRKPTGDILAIDRIKEIHARIPNTHLVMHGSSAVPQELLAAINQYGGKMAQTWGVPVEEVQRAIPFGVRKVNIDTDIRMAMTAAVRKFMFENPEKFDAREWLKPAREAAKQLCKQRYIEFGCEGRAASIKGHSLQVVAGQYARGELAQVVQESAVAA, from the coding sequence ATGGCACTCGTTTCCATGCGCGAGCTTTTGGACCACGCTGCAACGCATAACTATGCGATTCCAGCGTTCAACGTCAACAACCTGGAGCAGGTTCAGGCCATCATGGAGGCGGCCAAAGAAACCGGCGCTCCTGTGATCATGCAAGCCAGCGCCGGCGCCCGCAAATATGCCGGTGAGCACTTTCTCAAGCACCTGATTCAGGCCGCTGTGGAAAGCTACCCCACGATCCCCGTGGTCATGCACCAGGACCATGGCCAAAGCCCTGCCGTGTGCCAAGGCGCCATCGACCTGGGCTTCAGCTCCGTGATGATGGACGGCTCCTTGGAGGCTGACGGCAAGACGATCGCCAGTTACGAATACAACGTGGAAGTTACTCGTAAAGTTGTAGACCTCGCGCACAAACTGGGTGTCACCGTGGAGGGTGAACTCGGCTGCCTGGGCTCGCTGGAAACCATGCAAGGTGACAAAGAAGACGGCCACGGCACCGACGCCATCATGACCCGCGAGCAGTTGCTGACCGACCCGGAGCAAGCGGCCGACTTCGTTAAGCGCACCCAGCTTGACGCTTTGGCCATTGCCATCGGGACCAGCCATGGCGCCTACAAGTTCACCCGTAAGCCCACAGGTGACATCTTGGCCATCGATCGCATCAAGGAAATCCACGCCCGCATCCCCAACACCCATTTGGTGATGCACGGATCCAGCGCCGTGCCCCAAGAGCTACTGGCAGCCATTAATCAGTACGGCGGCAAGATGGCCCAGACGTGGGGCGTGCCGGTGGAAGAGGTGCAGCGTGCCATTCCCTTCGGTGTGCGCAAGGTCAACATCGACACCGACATCCGCATGGCCATGACCGCTGCTGTGCGCAAGTTCATGTTCGAGAACCCCGAAAAGTTCGATGCCCGCGAGTGGCTCAAGCCCGCCCGTGAGGCAGCCAAGCAGCTGTGCAAGCAGCGATACATCGAGTTCGGTTGCGAAGGTCGCGCCGCCAGCATCAAGGGCCATAGCCTGCAAGTCGTCGCTGGGCAATACGCGCGCGGTGAGTTGGCCCAGGTGGTGCAGGAATCTGCAGTCGCTGCCTGA
- a CDS encoding phosphoribosylaminoimidazolesuccinocarboxamide synthase has protein sequence MTSALHTSALSLPLLARGKVRDNYAVGEDRILMVASDRLSAFDVIMGEPIPGKGALLTQMALFWFEKLGKNGADVCPNHLTGEAPESVVTPAEAAQVAGRSMLVKRLKPLPVEAVVRGYLAGSGWKEYQENSAVCGVKLPAGLQNASKLPEPIYTPAAKAAVGDHDENITFEKTVEMIGLDLATQIRDISIRIYKVAAEFALTKGIIIADTKFEFGLDKDGTLTLMDEVLTPDSSRYWPVESYQVGTNPPSYDKQFVRDWLEQALVDGKPWDKTPPAPRVPREVIEKTADKYREALQRLTT, from the coding sequence ATGACTTCAGCTTTGCACACCTCCGCCTTGTCCCTTCCCTTGCTTGCCCGTGGCAAGGTGCGTGATAACTATGCGGTGGGTGAAGACCGCATCCTGATGGTGGCCAGCGACCGATTGAGCGCGTTTGACGTGATCATGGGGGAACCCATTCCCGGCAAGGGTGCGTTGCTGACGCAGATGGCTTTGTTCTGGTTTGAGAAGCTGGGCAAGAACGGTGCCGACGTGTGTCCTAATCACCTGACCGGCGAGGCGCCAGAGAGTGTGGTGACGCCTGCAGAAGCGGCGCAGGTCGCAGGCCGTTCCATGTTGGTTAAGCGCTTGAAACCCTTGCCTGTGGAGGCGGTGGTACGTGGCTACCTGGCCGGTAGCGGCTGGAAGGAATACCAAGAGAACAGCGCGGTATGCGGCGTGAAACTGCCTGCCGGCCTGCAAAACGCCAGCAAGTTGCCTGAGCCGATTTACACCCCTGCCGCCAAAGCTGCAGTCGGTGACCACGACGAGAACATCACTTTCGAAAAAACCGTGGAAATGATCGGTCTGGACCTCGCGACCCAGATCCGAGACATCAGCATCCGCATCTACAAGGTGGCCGCTGAGTTCGCCTTGACCAAAGGCATCATCATTGCCGACACCAAGTTCGAATTTGGTTTGGACAAAGACGGTACCCTGACCCTGATGGATGAAGTGCTGACACCGGACTCCAGCCGCTACTGGCCAGTGGAAAGTTACCAAGTCGGTACTAACCCGCCCAGCTACGACAAGCAGTTCGTGCGGGACTGGCTGGAGCAAGCGCTGGTGGACGGCAAGCCTTGGGATAAAACTCCACCCGCACCCCGCGTGCCTCGCGAGGTGATCGAGAAGACGGCCGACAAGTACCGCGAAGCCCTGCAGCGCTTGACGACCTGA
- a CDS encoding ABC transporter ATP-binding protein has protein sequence MNNTGISFRQVSKRYGGAHSPLVVNAIDFHVPKGTLTTILGPSGCGKTTTLRMIAGLESPSSGQIFIDGRDVTHLGPAERNVSMVFQSYALFPHMSVLENVSYGLNVSGVPKQEVSERARSSMAIVGLGGYESRYPAELSGGQQQRVALARALVLEPSVLLFDEPLSNLDARLRRSMREEIRALQQRLKLTVAYVTHDQSEALAVSDQIIVMNGGQIAQAGSPRELYENPQTEFVAGFMGEAVLLNGQCLENGSVELGPLTLSTPRRLNAGPVKVAIRPEAWSVHPGHSAGLQGTVSKAAYLGSFQELTVETALGPIFVVASDAQGHWSPQDDVTLNISQRGVSVVAA, from the coding sequence ATGAACAACACAGGCATTTCTTTCCGTCAGGTCTCCAAGCGCTACGGCGGCGCCCACAGCCCTTTGGTAGTCAACGCGATTGACTTTCATGTTCCCAAAGGGACGCTGACCACCATCCTCGGACCATCCGGCTGTGGCAAGACCACCACCCTGCGCATGATCGCCGGGCTGGAGTCGCCCTCCAGCGGCCAAATTTTCATTGACGGCCGCGATGTCACCCACCTGGGTCCGGCGGAGCGCAACGTAAGCATGGTTTTTCAAAGCTATGCCTTGTTCCCCCACATGTCAGTGCTGGAGAACGTGTCCTACGGACTGAACGTGAGCGGCGTACCCAAACAGGAGGTGAGCGAACGTGCCCGTTCATCCATGGCTATCGTGGGCCTGGGAGGGTACGAGAGCCGCTACCCCGCAGAGTTGTCAGGCGGGCAACAGCAACGCGTGGCTTTGGCACGCGCGCTGGTGCTGGAGCCCTCTGTGCTCTTGTTTGATGAGCCGCTGTCCAACCTGGACGCACGCTTGCGCCGGTCCATGCGCGAAGAAATCCGGGCCCTGCAACAGCGACTGAAACTGACGGTGGCGTATGTGACCCATGACCAGAGCGAAGCCTTGGCCGTGAGCGACCAGATCATTGTGATGAACGGAGGGCAGATTGCACAGGCCGGAAGCCCACGCGAACTTTACGAGAACCCGCAAACTGAATTTGTTGCGGGCTTCATGGGCGAAGCAGTATTGCTCAATGGCCAATGTCTGGAGAATGGCTCTGTGGAATTGGGCCCCTTGACGCTCTCAACACCGCGCCGCTTGAACGCAGGCCCGGTGAAAGTGGCGATTCGCCCCGAAGCATGGTCCGTCCACCCCGGACACAGCGCGGGCCTGCAAGGCACCGTAAGCAAAGCGGCCTACTTGGGTAGCTTTCAGGAGTTGACGGTAGAGACCGCTTTAGGGCCCATCTTCGTCGTGGCCTCGGATGCCCAAGGCCACTGGTCGCCCCAAGACGATGTGACTTTGAACATCAGCCAAAGAGGCGTATCCGTCGTAGCGGCTTGA
- a CDS encoding ABC transporter permease: MNTFHPWRTRRVIALWAALGAAAFVLLPWYFLQRGSLLEALPGLWGAAASANGWTQMSSHARPWLGVGMAGLLLAASAVFTHTPRRQGLLLCSGAGLGLAGLVFSGFAIGIVGWTWDWLTALAGATDYTQPGMGWGAMVLIVSLLALLSIGVARLGGFKGDAFVAGAVLCCTALLALFVVYPVLKSLMGSVLNDEGLFSISALWDRIGTARIWGLGCISGQGRCGVAWNTLGLALLTAAGTTFLGTLIALWAEREAKALAKPLNILAMLPIITPPFVVGLGLILLFGRAGLFNQYLEWAFGIEPTRWFYGFFGVWLAQLFAFTPIAFMIMRGVVQGVSPSMEEASQTLRASRMQTFWTVTLPLLKPGLANAFLVGFIESMADFGNPIVVGGQFAVLSTEIFFAIVGASLDPGMAAALSLILTVFALAVFFIQRRVLGKGSFTTVAGKGDAGLPMPLPAGIRKLCLGVAGPWLVFTLVVYLFAFAGGFVQTWGRDYTLTLNHFRTAFDVQWGEYGVVWAGTAWNSLFTTVSLAAMAAPLCAGLGLLIAWLLARAEFRGKASFEFSALLTFAVPGTVLGVSYILAFNVPPVELTGTGLIIVLCFVFRNLPVGVRAGTAAFKQLDRSLDEASLMLRANTLTTLRLVVLPLIKSALVAALVYSFVRSITTVSAVIFLVTAQYELSTTYIIGRVGNGDYGVALAYCTVLILLMSCSTLLVQALVGERKLGRRNAATAH; encoded by the coding sequence ATGAACACTTTTCACCCGTGGCGAACCCGCCGCGTCATTGCCCTTTGGGCCGCCCTTGGCGCTGCGGCCTTTGTGCTGCTGCCCTGGTATTTTCTTCAACGAGGGAGCCTCTTGGAGGCCCTGCCCGGCCTGTGGGGCGCCGCTGCCAGTGCCAACGGCTGGACTCAAATGAGCAGCCATGCCCGCCCCTGGCTGGGGGTGGGCATGGCGGGACTACTACTGGCAGCCTCCGCTGTATTCACCCATACACCGCGCCGCCAGGGTCTGTTGTTGTGCAGTGGCGCCGGCCTGGGTCTGGCAGGGCTGGTCTTCAGCGGATTTGCCATCGGCATTGTGGGGTGGACTTGGGATTGGCTCACTGCATTGGCAGGCGCCACGGACTACACCCAGCCGGGCATGGGGTGGGGCGCCATGGTGTTGATAGTGAGCCTGCTGGCACTGCTCTCCATCGGCGTAGCACGTCTAGGAGGATTCAAGGGTGACGCCTTCGTAGCCGGTGCCGTGTTGTGTTGTACCGCCTTGCTGGCGCTGTTTGTGGTGTACCCGGTTCTCAAGTCCTTGATGGGCAGCGTGCTCAATGACGAGGGACTATTCTCCATCAGCGCCCTGTGGGACCGGATCGGCACTGCCCGCATCTGGGGCCTCGGATGTATCAGTGGCCAAGGCCGTTGCGGTGTGGCGTGGAACACTCTGGGTCTCGCACTGCTCACAGCCGCCGGGACCACATTCCTGGGCACCTTGATCGCACTCTGGGCAGAGCGGGAAGCAAAAGCATTAGCCAAACCGCTCAACATTCTGGCCATGTTGCCCATCATCACACCGCCGTTTGTGGTGGGCTTGGGGCTGATTTTGCTATTTGGGCGTGCCGGGCTCTTCAATCAATATCTGGAGTGGGCTTTTGGCATTGAGCCTACGCGCTGGTTTTATGGTTTCTTTGGTGTCTGGCTGGCGCAGTTGTTCGCCTTCACCCCAATTGCTTTCATGATCATGCGCGGTGTGGTTCAAGGCGTGAGCCCTTCCATGGAGGAAGCCTCCCAGACCCTGCGCGCCAGCCGCATGCAGACTTTTTGGACCGTCACCCTGCCATTGCTCAAGCCGGGCTTGGCCAATGCATTTTTGGTGGGATTTATCGAGAGCATGGCGGACTTCGGGAACCCGATCGTGGTGGGCGGACAGTTCGCCGTGCTGTCGACAGAAATCTTTTTTGCCATCGTGGGAGCGTCCCTGGACCCGGGAATGGCCGCGGCCTTGTCGCTGATCCTGACGGTGTTTGCCCTTGCAGTCTTCTTCATCCAGCGCAGGGTGCTGGGCAAAGGCAGTTTCACCACGGTTGCCGGCAAGGGCGATGCCGGTTTGCCCATGCCCCTCCCCGCAGGTATCCGCAAGCTATGCCTGGGTGTGGCGGGGCCATGGCTGGTGTTCACGCTGGTGGTGTACCTCTTTGCCTTCGCTGGTGGTTTCGTCCAGACTTGGGGGCGTGACTACACGCTCACGCTGAATCACTTCCGCACGGCCTTTGATGTGCAATGGGGGGAGTACGGTGTGGTTTGGGCAGGTACTGCCTGGAACTCGCTGTTCACCACCGTGTCGCTGGCAGCCATGGCGGCCCCTTTGTGCGCGGGCCTGGGCCTGCTGATTGCCTGGTTGCTGGCGCGTGCGGAGTTCCGGGGCAAGGCCAGCTTCGAATTCTCTGCACTCTTGACCTTTGCAGTTCCGGGCACGGTGCTTGGTGTCAGCTACATCCTGGCATTCAACGTACCGCCTGTAGAGCTGACGGGTACCGGGCTGATCATTGTTTTGTGCTTTGTGTTCCGCAACCTGCCGGTCGGGGTGCGTGCAGGGACTGCCGCCTTCAAGCAATTGGATCGCTCACTGGACGAAGCGTCTCTGATGCTGCGCGCCAACACGCTCACCACCTTGCGCCTGGTGGTATTGCCCCTCATCAAATCGGCGCTGGTAGCAGCACTGGTGTATTCGTTTGTACGCTCCATCACCACCGTGTCTGCCGTGATCTTCCTGGTGACGGCGCAGTACGAGCTGTCCACCACTTACATCATCGGCCGCGTAGGCAATGGTGACTACGGTGTGGCGTTGGCGTATTGCACGGTGCTGATCCTGCTCATGTCCTGCAGCACCCTCTTGGTCCAAGCCCTAGTGGGTGAACGCAAACTCGGCCGCCGCAACGCTGCGACTGCCCATTGA
- a CDS encoding ABC transporter substrate-binding protein, whose product MKKTHLIAAACIALSQASAYAQSGNEVNIICSGQAPWCSMIAITFEKSQGIKVNMTLKGSGEAVAQLMAEKANPKTDIFFGGTGDPHLVAAEQNLTQEYKSPLLPKLYDWAQKQAAQSGYKTVGIYSGPLGFGYNTELMANKKLPIPKTWADLIKPEYKGEIQSANPSSSGTAYTMIATLVQLMGEDKAFDYLAKLHKNIATYQRSGVGPIKAVARGEAAISISFVHDGPGEKAQGFPLETITPSDGTGAEIGSMSIVRGARNLEAAKKFYDWALTPGAQALGAATLQFQLPSNRETKVDPRVPDFRKIKMIDYDYAKYGQSAERKRLIQRWERDVNGQSR is encoded by the coding sequence ATGAAGAAAACCCACCTGATCGCTGCTGCATGTATCGCGCTCTCTCAAGCCAGCGCTTATGCCCAATCCGGCAACGAGGTCAACATCATCTGCTCGGGCCAAGCGCCGTGGTGCAGCATGATTGCCATCACCTTCGAGAAAAGCCAGGGTATCAAGGTCAACATGACGCTCAAGGGCTCAGGTGAAGCCGTCGCCCAACTCATGGCCGAAAAAGCAAATCCCAAGACAGACATCTTTTTCGGGGGCACCGGGGACCCGCACCTGGTGGCTGCCGAACAAAACCTGACTCAGGAATACAAGTCGCCCCTGCTGCCGAAGTTGTACGACTGGGCGCAAAAGCAGGCTGCACAGTCCGGCTACAAGACGGTAGGCATTTACTCCGGGCCTTTGGGTTTTGGATACAACACCGAGCTGATGGCCAATAAGAAGCTGCCCATCCCGAAGACGTGGGCTGACCTGATCAAGCCTGAGTACAAAGGCGAAATCCAATCCGCCAATCCGTCCTCCAGCGGGACGGCCTACACCATGATTGCCACGCTGGTACAGCTGATGGGAGAAGACAAGGCATTTGACTATCTGGCCAAGCTGCACAAAAACATTGCCACCTACCAACGTTCCGGCGTAGGCCCCATCAAGGCCGTGGCACGTGGTGAAGCCGCAATTTCCATCAGCTTTGTGCACGACGGCCCCGGTGAAAAAGCCCAAGGCTTCCCCCTGGAGACCATCACACCGTCCGATGGCACAGGTGCAGAGATCGGCTCGATGTCCATCGTGCGCGGTGCGCGCAACCTGGAAGCAGCGAAGAAGTTTTATGACTGGGCTTTAACGCCGGGCGCACAGGCGCTGGGCGCTGCCACGCTGCAGTTCCAGCTGCCCTCCAACCGCGAAACCAAGGTGGACCCGCGCGTGCCGGACTTCCGCAAGATCAAGATGATCGACTACGACTATGCCAAGTACGGCCAGTCCGCAGAGCGCAAGCGCCTGATTCAGCGCTGGGAACGCGATGTGAACGGCCAGTCCCGCTAA
- a CDS encoding ABC transporter ATP-binding protein: MRPGLEIRGVTKSYANGYKALHGVDVHIPDRRLTTLLGPSGCGKTTLLRLVAGLDTPDEGQLIFHGEDVTSKSAEQRDLSLVFQSYALFPYQSVEENVCYGLRMQGLSAASQRERCAQALVLVGLQGLEDRMPHELSGGQQQRTALARALALQPRILLLDEPLSNLDSNLRRHIREDIRSLQQRLDLTVLYVTHDHAEAMSVSDRVVVMQEGRIAQIGSPRDLYERPLSEFVAAFMGDAVTFDAEVDARGVVHLGPLQIGPDPGLRRGAVRIVVRPHAWRIAPASSAGLPGKVLRSAFLGPSTEVWVHTTLGEILVLIPSPGAAYACGAPVSLFLSAQGVSVLLPSVFSNASEPPVQH, from the coding sequence ATGAGGCCCGGTCTGGAAATCCGCGGGGTGACCAAGTCCTATGCCAATGGCTACAAGGCGCTGCACGGGGTGGATGTGCATATCCCGGATCGCCGGTTGACGACTCTGCTTGGCCCCTCCGGATGCGGCAAAACCACGCTGCTGCGCTTGGTAGCCGGATTGGACACACCCGACGAGGGGCAGCTGATTTTTCACGGGGAAGACGTCACTTCCAAGAGCGCCGAACAACGGGACCTCAGTCTGGTGTTTCAGAGCTACGCCCTGTTTCCCTACCAGAGCGTGGAAGAAAACGTCTGCTATGGCTTGCGCATGCAAGGCCTGTCTGCGGCGAGCCAACGCGAGCGTTGTGCCCAGGCCCTGGTGCTGGTCGGTCTGCAAGGCTTGGAAGATCGCATGCCGCATGAGTTGTCCGGCGGTCAGCAACAACGCACCGCATTGGCTCGTGCACTCGCATTGCAGCCCCGTATCTTGTTGCTGGATGAGCCTCTCTCCAACCTCGACAGCAACTTGCGACGCCATATCCGTGAAGACATCCGCTCCCTGCAACAGAGGTTGGATCTGACAGTGCTGTATGTCACCCACGACCATGCAGAAGCCATGTCGGTCAGTGACCGCGTCGTCGTCATGCAAGAGGGCAGGATTGCGCAAATCGGCTCACCGCGGGATCTTTATGAACGTCCCCTGTCAGAGTTCGTTGCTGCCTTCATGGGTGACGCTGTCACATTTGACGCCGAGGTGGACGCCCGGGGCGTTGTACATCTGGGCCCCTTGCAGATAGGTCCTGACCCCGGACTGCGCCGTGGCGCAGTGCGTATCGTTGTGCGTCCGCACGCCTGGCGTATCGCACCGGCCAGTTCGGCCGGATTACCGGGCAAGGTTTTACGGAGCGCCTTTCTAGGCCCCTCTACGGAGGTCTGGGTGCACACCACCTTGGGCGAGATATTGGTGCTCATTCCGTCACCAGGCGCGGCCTATGCCTGCGGCGCCCCGGTCAGCTTGTTTTTGTCAGCACAGGGGGTCAGCGTGCTGTTGCCCTCCGTTTTTTCCAACGCATCCGAACCCCCGGTCCAACACTAA
- a CDS encoding sensor histidine kinase, whose protein sequence is MTQTKGKAAQSMRKQLLLMFVICTGLGGALGAIGSMTPWLAVCMALAGAPTLWWLAGQCLRPVQELTTTVASRQPQETTPLGHTPAVELEPIVRALNVQWQQQRDALEQQQRFIAEASHQLRTPLAVLKTQVQGVTSGELPASDTLPKMLRTLDRASHLANQLLSQAKVEQKVRHAQWCLVELHHLASEVLVEFAPLIARKQLEVSLDAEPVRLMSDSWLVGEMLRNLLTNAIRQSATGASLGVVIRHLPDELELLVWDNAGGLDEAVRERLFQPFESASGGTGVGLGLSICKQIAVSMHATLDLYNRIQQGAVVGVDAVVRWPRPAHAMAQDSAVPALSMPHASLSDATLRMPA, encoded by the coding sequence ATGACCCAGACCAAGGGCAAAGCCGCCCAGTCCATGCGGAAGCAGTTATTGCTGATGTTCGTGATCTGCACCGGACTGGGGGGAGCGCTCGGCGCCATCGGATCCATGACACCGTGGCTTGCTGTGTGCATGGCACTGGCGGGTGCACCAACCCTGTGGTGGTTGGCGGGGCAGTGCCTGCGGCCGGTACAAGAGCTCACGACTACCGTTGCCAGCCGACAACCCCAGGAAACAACGCCCTTGGGCCATACACCGGCCGTAGAGCTGGAACCCATCGTGCGCGCCCTGAATGTGCAATGGCAACAACAACGGGATGCCTTGGAGCAACAGCAGCGCTTCATTGCGGAAGCCTCTCACCAGTTGCGCACACCATTGGCGGTGCTGAAAACCCAAGTGCAAGGTGTCACGTCCGGGGAGCTTCCGGCCTCTGACACCCTGCCCAAAATGCTGCGTACGCTGGATCGCGCAAGCCATCTGGCGAATCAATTGCTGTCGCAGGCAAAGGTGGAGCAAAAGGTCCGGCATGCCCAGTGGTGCTTGGTGGAGTTGCACCACCTTGCCAGCGAAGTTCTGGTGGAATTTGCACCCTTGATCGCCCGCAAGCAGCTGGAAGTGTCCTTGGACGCCGAACCCGTACGGCTCATGAGCGACAGCTGGCTGGTCGGTGAAATGCTACGCAATCTGTTAACCAATGCGATCCGCCAGTCCGCCACCGGAGCCAGTCTGGGCGTGGTCATCCGCCATCTGCCAGACGAACTGGAGCTTCTGGTCTGGGACAACGCAGGAGGGTTGGACGAGGCAGTCCGGGAGCGTCTGTTCCAGCCCTTCGAATCCGCCAGCGGAGGCACCGGAGTGGGCTTGGGCCTGTCGATCTGCAAGCAAATCGCTGTGTCCATGCACGCGACGCTAGACCTCTACAACCGAATCCAACAAGGCGCGGTAGTGGGCGTTGACGCCGTCGTCCGCTGGCCCCGGCCTGCGCATGCCATGGCGCAAGACTCGGCAGTACCAGCCTTATCGATGCCGCATGCGTCCCTGTCGGATGCCACATTGAGGATGCCGGCATGA
- a CDS encoding response regulator: MDVLLVEDDLDLVDALGRVLASRGFKPVCCADGHEALAWMRKRNFDAVILDLSLPGLDGLDVLQRMRDLGLRLPVLVVTARASIGERVTGLTLGADDYLTKPFDTEELVARLRALMRRNQGIEDFRCGHLQLDMNQGLFLRSGRPLDIAPRESAMLRVLITKPGRPVSKDDLYQAIFGDDASHQSDAIDLLAHRLRKRLAGSGAALLTMRGIGYLLVDELGHDSKDPA; encoded by the coding sequence ATGGATGTGTTGTTGGTTGAAGACGATCTGGATCTGGTGGACGCATTGGGGCGTGTGCTCGCATCGCGCGGGTTCAAGCCGGTGTGCTGTGCCGACGGGCATGAAGCGCTGGCATGGATGCGCAAACGCAACTTCGACGCGGTAATCTTGGACCTGAGCCTGCCGGGGCTGGACGGTCTGGACGTACTGCAACGCATGCGCGACCTTGGATTGCGCCTGCCGGTGCTGGTAGTCACGGCCCGCGCCTCCATCGGCGAGCGGGTCACCGGACTGACCCTAGGCGCCGATGACTACCTGACCAAACCTTTCGACACCGAGGAACTGGTGGCTCGCCTGCGTGCCCTGATGCGGCGTAACCAGGGCATCGAAGACTTCCGTTGCGGGCACTTGCAGCTCGACATGAACCAGGGACTGTTCTTGCGATCTGGGCGCCCTTTGGACATTGCCCCTCGGGAAAGCGCGATGTTGCGCGTCTTGATCACCAAGCCGGGCCGCCCTGTATCCAAAGATGACTTGTATCAGGCCATCTTCGGTGACGATGCCAGCCATCAAAGCGATGCCATCGACCTGCTTGCGCACCGTTTGCGCAAGCGCTTGGCGGGCAGTGGTGCCGCCTTGTTGACGATGCGCGGTATCGGCTACCTTCTGGTGGACGAACTGGGCCACGACAGCAAGGATCCGGCATGA